The Plasmodium gaboni strain SY75 chromosome 5, whole genome shotgun sequence nucleotide sequence ttgttatattattttattatcaattatattaaaacttttaatagaaaaaaaaaaaaaaaaaaaaaattgttcaaatatatttttaatattttatatatctctataaaataaataatatatttttttttacattaattttgaattataaaaaataatatatatatatataaatatatctaaataaataatattattatattataattttattttttttttctttttgtttcTATAGTTTTTTCTTCAGcttttttactttttagaaaaaaggatatttttaatttttttttttttttttggagattatacaaaattttatatgtatgttcTCAtcacattattataaatatgttaatatatatttattattgttataaatatatataactaagaatatttatatatttggtatgtataaaataatatatataatatatatatatatataatatattttatatatataatattttccCCCTATGctaattatttattattgatagatatatttatatacttttcttttttttttttaaatatggtaaaaataaaaatatatttattaatatatatatgaaataattattatgcatatatattaaaatatatatataatttaaaagaagaaaaagggtataatatttaattaaatacaataagggttataattattaataacaaaaaataaataaatataatattatatatataatattatatatgtattgTATGAATGGggtattatatataatatatatatatatatatatatatagtccttagtattttttcattaatatataatataaaatttttatgaataattttatataagCATTCAATTCATTcttatcatataaataaatacatatattattatatattaatttttggcctctattttaaatatattaaaatatattattatatattataaataaatttatgCCTATTTCTTCACATCCCCTTCCCCCCAAAAAAAAACCTCTTTAATCACTTTgcttatatatatatatatatataatatatatatgtaaataataatattatatatatatggataattattaatctttattaaaaaatagttatatatatatataatatatatatatataatacatttttatatacatatttaaaaaatactATTAAAATATTCCGTGCtgttaaaataatttaatgTAGAACttcagaaaaaaaaaaaaaaagcaaTATTGgtaacaataataatatataatatattattttttaataaaaagataatttttttttttaaggttatattataattgATAAGGTTCTAGaatatattcatcattcacaaaaaaaaaaaaaaaaaaaaaaaaaataataataataataataataataataatttattaaggtatatatttataaatgtgttatttatagaagttacaaaaaaaaaacgaaaagtagaatatatttcatgaatttttttttgtccTATTTTTAGAGAATGGAATAATATTCtaataaaacaaatgaaaatgtaattcaaaaatataaataaataaatatatatatatatattttatattttttgtgGTACTTTTAGAGaaccaaaaaaaagaaaaaaaaaaaaaaataccaagagataataaaataaatgtcAACTTATAATGTGGTATATTTCTCAACTGTATCTATTTTTTTGCaatttatcatataataaaatgtagCCAGtccaaaaaaataaaataaaaaatatatatatatatatatatatcaatgtgataagaaaaaaaaaaaaaaaaggttttttttttaattgatctattttttttttttatcatgtataatgcacatatatataatataatataataaaatgtaatataatatagtataatatcataatatgaatatattttttccaCTACTTTTTTGTGTAAagttaatttttttattttttaaattaacAATTAACGctaagaaaataattaataaaaatataaaaaataaaacattcatattaaaaaagtctaacaatataaatgggatttattttattaatacaaaattaaatagaatagaaaataaaaaaaataaaaataagaaaacGAAATTATTTTGTGATCATAATGATAATGTCAATATAATGGAACAACCAAATAATAGTGTCAATATATCTAAGGATAAcaattcatttatttatttgaatcGTAAGAAGTTGACAAACTTACTTCTAATAGTTAATTATGATGGTACAAATTATAATGGTTGGACGGGATTAGAAAATAGTAGTGAAGTTTATTTGAATGCTCtacaaaattataaaaatagaaaaaaaacagaacgtcaaaaatatatagaaagaaaaaaatatactaCTGTTCAGAATAATATTCTCGAttgtatattaaaattacatggatataaatatattcacaataataataataatgaacatatttataatagTTATGACAATGATGAAACAAATAATTCTAATAGTGCTCATCTTAATGATCATAACCAAAATAATGTaagtaatattattaataataaaccATTTGAATTTATTGGAGTTAGTAGAACTGATAAAGGGGTACATGCGaaagaatatatttgtcaatatatatcatatgaAAAAGAACCACCATGCGATGGAAATATGGAACACATAAAAAGATCATTGAACAGTCtattaaataaagatataaaaatattagCTGTGCTAAAAAGTCCACATGATAATTTCAATATTAGATTTCATAATTCTGGAAAAATTTATACTTATAATTTGGATATTAGAAATCCTAGTCAACCCTTAGAAAGAAATTATGCGTGGCAGCTTTATGACGATCCAAGGTTTTTCTTCttatcaaaaaaaacaaaaaaacaTAACAAGGAAAAAACACAGAATGATATACATACAACGCTACAAACGTGTGCAACACCAGGGGATGAAAATGGTATGAAGGggttatatataactagcaaaaaagaagaagatataaaagatatttaTGTCGAAGAGTTAACTCATCTCTTtgaagaaaattatattagTAATGGAACATATGATGATGAAGTTATGTCAGATGAGACACAAAATTATATAGGTGGTGACATTATATcaagtaataatatatcaagtaataatatatcaagtaataatatatctactaataatatatctagtaataatatatctactaataatatatctagtaataatatacctattgataatatatctagtaataatataccTATTGATAATATTCCCCCTAGTAATGATCCCCCTAATGATAACCCAACAAGTGATCCCCcctttttttatgataaaaatatgaaaagTTCATATAACGACATAAGCCACAGtatgaagataataaatagagaaaaagaaatacGGTCAGTAATACCATgtgatattaataaaataaaagaatgTGCCAAGTTATTTATAGGACATCATAATTTCGAATGTTTTCGTGGAACATTAAAAGGAACAGAGAAATTAAGAAAAATCAATACTTACTGCACGATTCATTTTTTAGATGtatatgaattaaaaaataatttatatcaATTTGTTATACAAGGGGATCGATTCTTATATCATATGATTAGAATTATTGTAGGTACCCTAGTCCAAGTTGGTGTTGGtcttttaaatattgaAGATGTAAGAGATGCGTTGCATTTATGTAAGCCTCTTAAAGTTAAATTGTGTGCCCCTTCGCAAGGGTTATGtttgaataaaatattattacaagAGCCACTGGATAAATTAGTAGCTTCTGCTTTAATATCAAATTAGATGTATCGATACTGTCATTCAATGGCgtaccaaaaaaaaatatatacatatatatatatatatatatatatatatatatttttgtgtatttgtttttatactgatttataattttaaaaaatttcatacatatatatatatatatatatatatatatatatatatatatatgtatatatttattgtttaATAATGCGacacatatttatatgtatttcacgaaaaaaaaaaaaaaaaaaaaattataaatatatataaattaatgTGGAGGTAAAAcatatatgatatatttatatatgtatgatTACGAAAAAAAGAcaacatataatttttgaatttattaataattattttattttattttatttttttgttattataaataatatatatgtaccatgtgatatatattatacattatatattatttatttatttgtttgtttagttattatttattatttatattttataattttttttgttttaaaaCTTGTTTAATTTTAGTTTGTTATCCAAATATGATGAGGCATAACCTCTTGAATGAATTTCTTTATCTTCCACAGAAGAATTATCTGAGTTGTCATAGTGTTGATTTCccttatttttattatagaacatattaaaagatgtatattgtttttgtgttcgaatattttttttgtttaattcttcatcatcatcacCATAATCACTGTTATTATCTTTAGATTTATACATGTTATTATGAGATGTCCTAAAGatatgatatttatttatgaatTTTTCAAACGTTGgcatatttaaattatttaatcCACCTTTAATATGATCTAATACATTACATATTTGATGAATACATGTAccattataataaattaatatcGTTGGTAATTTATTCTCAGGATAATTTTCTATAATACGATTATATACACCTTTAGtgaattttatatatttatgtttttctgctaattcttttaaaatattatttaatactttacatgaaataatattttctgAATATAGATGTAAGAGAACATGAGTTCCTTTAGGTTTTCTTTTGtattgtttattattataattatcatcatcatcatcatgatcattattattattattattattatatattaaattattatttagTGGGTTTCTTTTACTTGCCTCATTAATATCTGTAAGGAAATTTTCTTTTGATATTTCAAAAAGCTCACCATATATATCTTCAGCTTTCATACGATTGATTTCATTTATTctatcatttttatatttttcgattatctttaaatattcatCATCTATACATTTCTCTTCAATATCATTTAGTTCATTCAAATTTTTCTTCTCTAAAATATTTTCCTCTTCAAGTTTTTCAAGATTttctaaatatatttcttcttcttttatttcttttgGAAGTGGGGGTAAGTTTCCGAATTTTCTTTGCAGGTCATCCCATTCGGTTGTTTCTCTCGTAGGGTTGGTCGTCGACATGgacaaataaaaaaagaaaaaataaatatatacgtggatatatataaatatatatatattaaatatatatatattattttatttatatattatattatttatatattattttatttatatattattttatttatatatgtgtggtgttaaaaatatatttaaatatgttattaatataacaaatatacaaattctcctttttttataatatttcaaaaaatctaaaaataaaaaaaaaaaaattttcttttcatttatGACAGTGCAAAAagttatatttataaaattttatataaatcaatatattatcatatatttaaaatcAAATGAACcattaaattattatattttatttcgtgttgttaaaatataatatcatttaataaaataaaacaaataatagACGTAGTAATCACAattgtattatttaaacatagtttatgaaattaaatctatttttttttttttttcattttttcttacttttatgtatatacaaaatggttatataaagaaatttaagataatgtaaaatatatcaaataaataaatatataaatatatatataatatatatatatatatatatattatttatttgtacatatataaatatatataatatatataatatatttaaaaggataatactattataagaattgaaagaaatttaaaatgtaaaaaattaaattacatactatattataaataaataaatataaatatatatataatatatataatatatatatatatatatatatatatatatataattaacATATGTCAAATTTTGAGAAGATATAGATATGGTAAAAAAAGTTTACATTTCATTAATATTGTCActaaaaattattcaatattatattatatatatatatatatattttttttttttttttttttttaattaaaatgaGACGAAAATGAGgagatattatatatgattaaaAGTATGTACACCTTTGTAATATGTctatgataaatataaagtatacttatttatgaatatatacatgACAACATTTCctatataaaatatgttcTACTTGTCCTTTTAAAAAGTAtaagaagaaaagaaatatgTACATAAACATCTGTGctaatatgtatttttctctgtatttgttaatttaattaactataaaataaaatttttttttttttttcacttTGTTCaaagtataaatataaccacaaatataaaaataatatatatatatatatatatatatatatttatttatttattgatttattttactGTCTCATcttatattcatattaataacaaaatataattaatatgGAAGTAACATCAACATTATTAGAAAAGGGTAAAAACTTTGCCCAAGATCCATCTGAAGTTTTTCCTGAGtcaaaaaaattttttttttcgtcAATTGGTAAAATATGggaaatataattaaataatatatttttttattttttttatatctttatttttaatcCACCATAATTTGAAGAATggattaaaaaaaaaaaaaaaNNNNNNNNNNNNNNNNNNNNNNNNNNNNNNNNNNNNNNNNNNNNNNNNNNNNNNNNNNNNNNNNNNNNNNNNNNNNNNNNNNNNNNNNNNNNNNNNNNNNNNNNNNNNNNNNNNNNNNNNNNNNNNNNNNNNNNNNNNNNNNNNNNNNNNNNNNNNNNNNNNNNNNNNNNNNNNNNNNNNNNNNNNNNNNNNNNNNNNNNNNNNNNNNNNNNNNNNNNNNNNNNNNNNNNNNNNNNNNNNNNNNNNNNNNNNNNNNNNNNNNNNNNNNNNNNNNNNNNNNNNNNNNNNNNNNNNNNNNNNtatatataatatatatgtatattatttatatgattatacCCATTATATAATNNNaataatatttttttttattttttttatatctttatttttaatcCACCATAATTTGAAGAATggattaaaaaaaaaaaaaaaaaaaaaaaaaaaaaaaaaaattgtcTTTTACTTTgttcttttataatataaattaatggtttatatatatatatatattattaggTAAAGCTCATTTGATAAATTCCCTCTATGGAATCGGCTATACTATTCAAATAGCAATGCTGCCATATTTGGTGTGCCacaaaatgaaatatatatatatatatatatatatatatatatagtaattatttttgtattacaaatatattatataatgcGCAACTGAAAATaagattattatatatcatacatatatatatttttttttttttttttttttttttgttttataaatattttccAGTTGATAAGTTCTAATGCAGGCATAGAACACAATGGATATTTATTAACCTTATTTTCTCTTTTACAATTTGCGGGatccattttttttggaaGAATGGCAGACATGTTAAGAATATAAACAGTattgattatatattattaaaatgaaagaaaaagaaatatttatgtttttatatatttttatactttcatataatatatatagatgGGGTGTAAAAAAGTCcttttatttatctttAATTTCCTCTTGCTTAATGTACCTAATGgttcaaataaatatatacatataaatatatatatatatatatatatatatatatatatattgatgTGTATAATgtttctttatttttttaaaacgctaatatatatatatatatatatatatatatatttatgtatatattattattactgTGCCATTCAGATCATGGTTTGCGAATCGACGTGGGCCTACTACATCAGCTTCTTACCATCCTTTTTTATGCAAACATTTCAAGCTTCTTCCTTGTTAGTGTGCTTAAAAACAGATTTCAATAAAAGGACAGGAGCATTAGGTTATCTCAATCTAAGCTACGGAATGGGTATTATATTGGGTAGTTTTTTAGCAGGTATGATGGTTAACATTGTAGGATCAAGAGgaaatttattaattgCATTATTATCACAATTAATAGccttatatataagtacAACATTAGAAGAAGATCCAAAATTATTGAAGAGCTCtaatatagataaaatgaaaatgggagaaatatttttaagtattaaaaatgaatacaTAAGAgttttaaatttatttaaaaaaacatatggaatatgtttattaattctttttGGATTATTACCTATATTAATGACAAAATTTGCTTTTGCTCCTGTAGTTGTAGATATGTTTAAATTAACTCCTTCACATACATCATATCTAATGACTTATGCAGGTATTATAACTATCATTGCTGAAGGTATACTTGCTCCTTATTTAAGTTCTTTACTAGGTGATATGATTTGTTGTAAATATTCGATACCACTTACATTAACAGggtttttattattatcattatgtGGAACTAACGAATCACTTGttcttatatttatgtCTATTCCATTATGTGGAGGTgctttattatatatatgtggaACTAGCCAAATGACAAAGCGAGTGGAAGAATCAGAATTGGGTTCTATTATTGGTTTGAATACATCTCTTTTTTATGCCGTTACAATAATAGCTCCATACATTGCCTTTAAATCATACATATCCTTGGGATTGGGTCTATATTggtaaaataaatataaataaatatatacatatatacatatatatatatacatgttTGTTTCGTTTTAGGCTCCTGTGTGCCTTTATTTGTTTTGTTGTTACTCTATACATTTTTGTAATTGATAAATCTACCttgaaaatttttaaaGACGATAAAGACAGCGTAGAAACAATATTTTCCAGCATTAAATCgattttataaaaatataatacaaaataatttgtgcttattatatatacataaatatatatatatatatatatatatatatatatatattgatactcttgttatatgtttatgaatacataaatcattgaatttatatatatgattgACCTATACAATTCAATATCGTTTTATTGCATTTATACacttatttttataattttgttcatatattataatataatataattttttttttttttttttttttgtaaaaatattttaaaaataaattgttttgtttttatgtttaaagaataaataaagtaccaaaaaaaaaaaaaaaaaaaaaaaaaaaaaaaaaaaaattttaaaaaaaaaaaaaaaaaaaaaaaaaaaaaaaaaaaaaaaaaaaaaaaaaaaaaaaaaaaaaaaaaaaNNNNNNNNNNNNNNNNNNNNNNNNNNNNNNNNNNNNNNNNNNNNNNNNNNNNNNNNNNNNNNNNNNNNNNNNNNNNNNNNNNNNNNNNNNNNNNNNNNNNNNNNNNNNNNNNNNNNNNNNNNNNNNNNNNNNNNNNNNNNNNNNNNNNNNNNNNNNNNNNNNNNNNNNNNNNNNNNNNNNNNNNNNNNNNNNNNNNNNNNNNNNNNNNNNNNNNNNNNNNNNNNNNNNNNNNNNNNNNNNNNNNNNNNNNNNNNNNNNNNNNNNNNNNNNNNNNNNNNNNNNNNNNNNNNNNNNNNNNNNaaaaaaaaaaaaaaataccaaaaaaaaaaaaaaaaaaaaaaagaataatcataaaatttgtataaaaaaaaaaaaaaaaatatatgtatataatacataatggaactaaacaaataaaaaattaaaaagatataaatagtGAAGAATAgacatataattatatgtatatgtgAACTAGGcatttatttaaaattttaaattatatagtaataaaaaaaaaaaattcttttaaatagaacacacatatatatatatatatatatatatatatatctgttttatattttaatatatataaaggaaCACTCATGTGAATAGATTTAGACTGCCATCCATATGAGTATAAcactttttatattacatattaaatataaatacatataatttttttttgttttataaaaaaaaaaaaacgCATTGATATTtaattcctttttttatatttaattttcaTACGATTCGATTATATCGTTTGGCTCAAAATCGAGAAAGTTTTGAAAACCCATACCACATTCATCACCTTCTGTTACTTGtgttttttcttctttaataattttaatagAAAGTATTTTCCCCATATAAATAACTTTATCATTTCTTAAAATACGAATATTACTATTTATATTGATAGTACCTTTTTTAACAATACAACCAGCAACCTTTCCAAttttagatatattaaaaactTTTAAAATTTGAGCTCTTCCTTTTAATTCACCCATTGGTTTCTTACTTAACTTCTTTTCcatttctttttcaatattttctataagttcatataaaacatttgaatatataataggataattattatgattttttGAACCTTTTGAATTTTTTGAGCCTTTAATATCATTTGATAATTTAACACCAAAAGCTATAATAGTAGCATTAAAACTTGTAgcatattttatatcacTTGATGTTACATTACCTATATCAgcatatataattttgttttttattttatatatactatcTTCTTTTTGTAATTTAAGAATGcaattttttaaaatttcaATACTTCCTTGTTTATcacattttataatataatttgagtatatattttttatttcattatcTACTATATGTGTTGAAGGATCTATTTCAatcatatttttgtttgtattattcaaatttatttttaaaaaatcatCCTTTGGaaatgatttattatttttatacttttccatttcttttatattatcatcactTGTGATATCATCATCACTTGAATGATTATCACTTGAATCATTATCACTTGAATCATTATCACTTGAATCATTATCACTTGAATCATTATCACTTGAATCATCATCACTTGAATCATTATCACTTGAATCATTATCACTTGAatcattatcatcactTGTCATATTTCCGTCAATGTCatttttgatattattttctcCTAGTGTATTTGCAGAAGCTccaattttattttctctGGAAATTATAAAATCTTTATACTTGTCCATATTCATCTCAtcatatgaaaaattattaatttccattgttaacattttattcttattatgTTCTGCAATTTCTTTAGCAAGTGTCTCATTTTCGACAACATAAAATTTGTCACCTGCTACAGGAACagaatttttattatatccaataattttaatagGATCAGATGGATATGCAgttttaatatttttatttaaatgatcTTTTAATATCTTTACTTTTCCATATGATGATCCagtataaaaataatcatttatatttagaACACCACTTtgtaataaatttatagaaacaattccatttttatctatataaGAATCTAAAACAACACCTTGAGCTTGTTCAGGTTTATTATCAGGATTCATTTGTAGATTAAGAAATTCAGATTCTAAATATATTGCATCTAACAATTTATCTATACTTTCTTCTTTATAAATAGAACATTCAACTACTTGTATTTCCCCTCCATTTAATTCGGTTGTTATATCATGATATAACaaatcatttattattctaTCTACATCAACATTAGGCATATCTACTTTAGTTATTgcaataataatttttatattaaattcttttattaattttatacaCTCCACAGTTTGTTCTTGTATTCCTTCTTCTCCTGATATAACAAGAATACTTAAATCTGAAATTTTAACTCCTCTACTTCTCATAGGCATAAATGCTTCATGTCCTGGTGTATCCACAAGAGTAAATGTAAAGTTATTTCTTACTGTTGCTTTAAATGCTCTTATATTTTGTGTTATAAGTCCATactcttttttttgttcatttgttttacatatataatcaAATAATGATGTCTTTCCATGATTTATATGTCCTATAAATGTCACTACCACATTTCGTTTTTTATCATCCAGCATACTCTTTGATTTTTCAATACTATCACTTTTTAATGTTAAAGTCgtatctttatttttttttcgactttttcctttttccttttttttttttttttccttacTTTTTTCCATATAAGTTTTTTCATCGAGGGATTCATTTTGGTCACCCACTGGAGCGTCTTTCGATTCATCCGTTTGGCAAATTATGGATTTGGTAAGTgttatatcattattaatattttgtgCATCCACATTTTTAACATCCACATTTTTAACATCCACATTTTTAACATCCACATTTTTAACATCCACATTTTTAACATCCACATTTTTAACatccatatttttaacatccatatattttttatccatatctttttcatccatatattttttatccATATCTTTCTCATCCATATCTTTCTCATCCATATCTTTCTCATCCATATCTTTTTCATCCATATGCTTTTCCTCATTACCCTTTTGTTCTTGCCTAACCctttcatcatttttaatcTTTTCTTCCACCTTGATAGCTTGCTCTTCCTCACGTTCGTTCATTACATCCTGTCGcacatttttaataattttttcttgaAAATTCGTAGTTGTCTCATTGTCTAGTGTAAGCACATTATCATCGCCCTGTTCTATATTACAATCTATTTTGAAATGTTCAcatatttgttttatcTGTTCTGAATTGATCTTATAACTTGaattatattctttattttcatggatgacaaaatatttttttatagatGCCAATGGTATTTTAATTGTTTTAGATAACATGGATAAAGTAATAGTATGAGGAAGATCataaacatttttaataatttttttgaatttattattaaaaggtaattctttatttttttttaaataatacGATTTGTTAATCTTATgattattttctttatcataaatatttttatattttttatttttttcataagAAGTGTTAAATTTTTCTTGGACATGTTCAttgaataaatattcatcCTCTGTATGGAAATTGTTAAAAGGAGAAtgattaatattattttgtaaatcATATAgatttttctttttcttcttattagtattattatcatGATTGTCTATAATTGGatctattatattttcatttttgttattatcaataggatatatataatcacctttatattgtatatcattaatatcttcattttcttttaacatattcaaataattaaaaatttttttaaatgttttaGATCCTGTAGGTATTGtcaatatataatttgatTTATAGTCATTTTGTGGAGTTCCTAATATTTCAACATCTATTATATCccatatattaaata carries:
- a CDS encoding translation initiation factor IF-2 encodes the protein MLCISGYTRKSTSIYIFIYLFINIHKGMFQVWHLYKTLFFIFYILSLQQYVCHSSNHVKSINRCFIPFISEYMYKQKNRKNNKSYDYNNSQYCNRITPCDNYNKQLKYKINIFRHFYYNKENEYNTISSINKLNFDNIQIDNTIYKLKKKYYKVRKVREKINTLKSKEEESLISETNNKNDSSVKVKGRKKKKNISNDENVMNPNNKSESNINLKQNDSSYNNNNSYNDKHMDHIITQKKNKMNNNIDGKHNINNTLNEINKEENSSNKDDNNKKRKENNNSNNNNITKKYIKSDHSSYNNINTKSSEYEKNVSSLDEKYIGKTFEGYVYSVNKNAACIKLQTINKYGLLFKNKANLGDDIEDMNDFFEKDQTVHVKILGMNTKKNIYYLGNIIKYNENIKLNKGEYSKGLITKVCDSYCFIKVLKNGSSGYLHKSKLFCINDIEKQKSDNSNNNYNTSQLYNYDNLQTNLIYKLQFTKIFNIWDIIDVEILGTPQNDYKSNYILTIPTGSKTFKKIFNYLNMLKENEDINDIQYKGDYIYPIDNNKNENIIDPIIDNHDNNTNKKKKKNLYDLQNNINHSPFNNFHTEDEYLFNEHVQEKFNTSYEKNKKYKNIYDKENNHKINKSYYLKKNKELPFNNKFKKIIKNVYDLPHTITLSMLSKTIKIPLASIKKYFVIHENKEYNSSYKINSEQIKQICEHFKIDCNIEQGDDNVLTLDNETTTNFQEKIIKNVRQDVMNEREEEQAIKVEEKIKNDERVRQEQKGNEEKHMDEKDMDEKDMDEKDMDEKDMDKKYMDEKDMDKKYMDVKNMDVKNVDVKNVDVKNVDVKNVDVKNVDVKNVDAQNINNDITLTKSIICQTDESKDAPVGDQNESLDEKTYMEKSKEKKKKKEKGKSRKKNKDTTLTLKSDSIEKSKSMLDDKKRNVVVTFIGHINHGKTSLFDYICKTNEQKKEYGLITQNIRAFKATVRNNFTFTLVDTPGHEAFMPMRSRGVKISDLSILVISGEEGIQEQTVECIKLIKEFNIKIIIAITKVDMPNVDVDRIINDLLYHDITTELNGGEIQVVECSIYKEESIDKLLDAIYLESEFLNLQMNPDNKPEQAQGVVLDSYIDKNGIVSINLLQSGVLNINDYFYTGSSYGKVKILKDHLNKNIKTAYPSDPIKIIGYNKNSVPVAGDKFYVVENETLAKEIAEHNKNKMLTMEINNFSYDEMNMDKYKDFIISRENKIGASANTLGENNIKNDIDGNMTSDDNDSSDNDSSDNDSSDDDSSDNDSSDNDSSDNDSSDNDSSDNHSSDDDITSDDNIKEMEKYKNNKSFPKDDFLKINLNNTNKNMIEIDPSTHIVDNEIKNIYSNYIIKCDKQGSIEILKNCILKLQKEDSIYKIKNKIIYADIGNVTSSDIKYATSFNATIIAFGVKLSNDIKGSKNSKGSKNHNNYPIIYSNVLYELIENIEKEMEKKLSKKPMGELKGRAQILKVFNISKIGKVAGCIVKKGTININSNIRILRNDKVIYMGKILSIKIIKEEKTQVTEGDECGMGFQNFLDFEPNDIIESYEN